Proteins co-encoded in one Papaver somniferum cultivar HN1 chromosome 5, ASM357369v1, whole genome shotgun sequence genomic window:
- the LOC113282658 gene encoding nuclear pore complex protein NUP43-like: protein MAIEMEMEFEKESPKIYRFPQSKYIDALRWIPSPSSAFDRFISLALHDPDTDSSSIEIHSLTNQNPSLHLESSWTSSSRISALKVSQTPSKTLIAASSFDGSLNLLLTNPLNVVIESENSISDKDFHVGPISGIDLNGGGSECVTVGEDGRVNLVNVGESSLGYKTVFDSHGLVSYAAVKWASPYEFATGGLGFSLQWWDQRKPGGAVSQLKGDWARRSKSGIVHSIDIHPSRKHVCVAGGSSGTIFAWDLRWQQQPILLSWVDAQVGGVNSPSESEVWEVQYDAYMQSQNVSNTSSTRVLPVMMCSEDGILASIEQGGKQVEVLGETSSINSFDIDLQNPSDVVCSLEWESVVFVSRQ from the exons atGGCAATAGAAATGGAAATGGAATTTGAAAAAGAGTCTCCAAAAATCTACAGATTCCCACAATCAAAATACATTGACGCACTTCGTTGGATTCCATCTCCATCTTCCGCATTTGATAGGTTCATCTCGTTAGCACTCCATGACCCAGATACTGATTCTTCTTCCATTGAAATCCATTCATTAACAAACCAGAACCCATCTCTTCACCTTGAATcttcttggacttcttcttcaagaatttcAGCTCTTAAAGTTTCTCAAACTccatcaaaaaccctaattgcTGCATCCTCGTTTGATGGTTCTCTAAATTTGTTACTTACTAACCCACTCAATGTTGTTATTGAATCTGAGAATTCAATTTCTGATAAAGATTTTCATGTTGGACCTATTTCTGGGATTGATTTGAATGGTGGTGGATCTGAATGTGTTACTGTTGGTGAAGATGGGAGGGTTAATTTGGTTAATGTTGGTGAATCTAGTCTGGGTTATAAAACGGTTTTTGATAGTCATGGATTGGTATCGTATGCTGCAGTTAAATGGGCTTCACCATATGAGTTTGCTACTGGTGGGCTAGGGTTTAGTCTTCAATGGTGGGATCAGAGAAAACCAGGTGGTGCTGTTTCTCAGCTCAAAGGTGATTG GGCTCGTAGAAGTAAATCTGGGATTGTACACTCAATCGACATTCATCCTTCACGAAAGCATGTCTGTGTG gcTGGAGGCTCATCAGGTACTATATTTGCATGGGACTTGCGGTGGCAACAACAGCCAATCCTTCTTTCGTGGGTTGATGCACAAGTTGGGGGAGTAAATTCACCCTCTGAGAGTGAGGTCTGGGAGGTTCAATATGATGCTTACATGCAGTCTCAGAATGTTAGCAACACTTCATCAACACGGGTTCTACCTGTCATGATGTGCTCAGAAGACGGGATTCTTGCTTCAATTGAACAAG GTGGAAAACAGGTTGAGGTTTTGGGAGAGACTTCTTCAATCAACAGTTTTGACATCGACCTCCAAAATCCATCT GATGTAGTTTGTAGTCTAGAGTGGGAGTCTGTGGTATTTGTATCTAGACAATGA